One segment of Purpureocillium takamizusanense chromosome 7, complete sequence DNA contains the following:
- the SRV2 gene encoding suppressor of rasval19 (EggNog:ENOG503NXBZ~BUSCO:EOG09262KZ3~COG:T~COG:Z), whose protein sequence is MAAPNTMHNLTTLIKRLEAATSRLEDIATTTELPKDIPALNLGQSVAAPPDASTVSSPPTHPKLPPAENVPEVVEEFDALLASSVDAYVKLSNEIGGIVAQQASVVLRGFQEERKFLLLTTKALKPELPLYQTLLKPINDVLISVGELKDSNRPDPMYTQLSTVADGIMMLAWVTVESRPYKHVEECLGSAQFFGNRVLKEQKDRDHKQVEWVQSFYQLFRDLAEYVKQFYPSGITWNPHGQPADEVAKALSGEKSQPAAEHPGGLPPPPPPPPPPPPGPAPVLDVKTETPLATASPSGLGAVFSELNKGAAVTKGLRKVDKSEMTHKNPSLRAGSAVSDRAKSPAPGKKPKPESMRVKKPAKKELEGNKWTLENYDKEPEPIGIEVSLSQSVLISRCNNTTVILKGKANQVTVENSSRLSLVVDTLVSTVDVVKAQNFALQVFGTIPTVMLDQVDGAQIYLSKESTGTKLFTSKSDGVNLNVTSGAGDDYKEVPLPSQICSYFDEDKGALVSEIVAHSG, encoded by the exons atggccgccccTAATACCATGCATAACCTTACGACGCTCATCAAGCG tctcgaggccgccacgTCTCGCCTCGAGGACATTGCTACCACTACGGAACTCCCAAAGGACATACCTGCGCTCAATCTTGGCCAATCTGTCGCGGCCCCTCCAGACGCCTCGACCGTTTCCAGCCCCCCGACGCATCCGAAACTACCCCCTGCCGAAAATGTTCCCGAAGTCGTCGAAGAATTCGACGCACTTCTGGCGTCGTCTGTCGACGCGTACGTGAAGCTGAGCAACGAGAtaggcggcatcgtcgcgcaACAG GCCAGTGTTGTACTTCGCGGCTTCCAGGAAGAGCGCAAGTTCCTACTTCTCACGACAAAGGCACTCAAGCCAGAGCTTCCCCTGTACCAGACGCTACTGAAGCCGATTAACGATGTCCTCATcagcgtcggcgagctcaaggATTCGAACCGGCCGGATCCCATGTACACGCAGCTGAGTACTGTGGCTGATGGCATCATGATGCTGGCATGGGTAACTGTTGAAAGTCGCCCATACAAACATGTGGAAGAGTGTCTCGGCTCTGCGCAATTTTTTGGAAATCGGGTGCTCAAGGAGCAAAAAGACAG AGACCACAAGCAGGTGGAATGGGTTCAGTCCTTTTACCAGCTCTTCCGAGATCTCGCAGAGTATGTGAAACAATTCTACCCGTCGGGCATCACATGGAACCCCCATGGCCAGCCCGCAGACGAAGTCGCCAAAGCTCTCTCCGGAGAAAAGTCCCAACCGGCTGCGGAACATCCCGGCGGcctcccgccccctcccccccctcccccccctccgcccccagGGCCGGCGCCAGTTTTGGATGTGAAGACAGAGACACCACTTGCTACTGCCTCTCCTAGTGGACTCGGCGCTGTCTTCTCCGAACTCAACAAGGGCGCAGCGGTTACCAAGGGCCTCCGCAAGGTCGACAAGTCAGAAATGACGCACAAGAATCCCTCGCTGCGTGCTGGGTCGGCCGTAAGCGACAGAGCCAAGAGCCCGGCGCCAGGCAAGAAGCCGAAGCCGGAGAGCATGCGTGTCAAGAAGCCAGCCAAGAAAGAATTAGAGGGAAACAAGTGGACTCTG GAAAACTATGACAAAGAACCCGAGCCCATCGGGATCGAGGTTTCCCTGAGCCAGTCTGTTCTCATCAGCCGCtgcaacaacaccaccgtcatcctcaagggcaaggcaaACCAGGTGACGGTTGAGAACTCGTCTCGGTTGTCGCTTGTTGTCGACACCCTGGTCTCAACCGTGGATGTTGTGAAGGCGCAGAATTTTGCACTTCAAGTCTTCGGCACCATCCCTACTGTCATGCTGGACCAGGTTGATGGTGCTCAGATCTACCTGAGCAAGGAGAGCACCGGAACCAAACTTTTCACCAGCAAATCCGACGGCGTCAACCTGAACGTCACAtcgggcgccggcgacgactaCAAGGAGGTTCCACTCCCCTCACAAATATGCTCATActtcgacgaggacaagggtGCTTTGGTGAGTGAGATTGTTGCTCACTCTGGATAG
- a CDS encoding uncharacterized protein (EggNog:ENOG503P0SX~COG:G): MDTAQPPGARDDAVLERVDNNPQLDFVTMGMFLIDEIEFKLPTPPVRDILGGAGSYSALGARLFSPPPLSYSVGWIVDQGSDFPPAMSTLIDSWATAAIIRKDPDRLTTRGWNGYQGPADRRAFRYTTPKKRITAHDLTPALLLSRSFHLICSPTRCQELVAEITARRKELTGRDTSYTKPIFVWEPVPDLCTPEELLNCTNTLPHVDICSPNHAELAGFMGDDGIDPETGQISASAVERACEQLLASMPLQSYALVVRAGDKGCYVAKNGGRRSTCQPRPRKNHAHGGLRPDTDMEALFAGLLQDEDGSIARDEVEVVAGTEYWIPPYHRNPASVVDPTGGGNTFLGGLAVALARGHTLMEAAAWGSVAASFAIEQVGMPVLAANPDGSETWNGDSVCRRLQHFKSSSHVVALDGDIP, translated from the exons ATGGATACAGCACAACCCCCCGGGGCCAgggacgacgccgtcctcgaaAGGGTGGACAATAACCCCCAACTGGACTTCGTCACCATGGGCATGTTCCTGATCG ATGAAATAGAATTCAAACTACCGACACCCCCCGTGCGAGATAtactcggcggcgccggatCCTACTCGGCTCTGGGAGCGAGGCTCTtctcaccgccgccactgtcATACTCCGTCGGATGGATCGTGGACCAGGGCTCCGATTTCCCCCCAGCCATGTCCACCCTGATTGACAGCTGGGCCACCGCTGCCATCATCCGGAAGGACCCAGACCGCCTCACCACCCGCGGCTGGAATGGGTACCAAGGCCCAGCCGACAGGCGAGCCTTTAGATACACGACACCGAAAAAGCGCATTACAGCACACGACCTCACACCGGCTCTCCTGCTTTCTCGCTCCTTTCACCTCATTTGCTCGCCCACTCGTTGTCAAGAGCTTGTCGCCGAAATCACTGCCCGCCGCAAAGAACTCACTGGCCGCGATACCTCGTACACAAAGCCGATATTCGTCTGGGAGCCGGTCCCCGACCTGTGCACCCCTGAAGAGCTCCTCAACTGCACGAATACCCTGCCCCACGTCGACATCTGTAGCCCCAACcatgccgagctcgccggTTTCATGGGTGACGACGGCATTGACCCGGAGACGGGCCAGATCTCAGCATCGGCCGTAGAGCGTGCCTGTGAGCAGCTGTTGGCCAGCATGCCCCTTCAGTCGTACGCTCTCGTCGTACGCGCCGGGGACAAGGGCTGCTACGTCGCAAAGAACGGAGGCCGCAGAAGCACGTGTCAACCCCGGCCACGAAAGAATCATGCCCATGGCGGACTTCGGCCCGATACCGACATGGAAGCCCTCTTCGCCGGTCTCCTCCAAGATGAGGACGGCTCCATCGCACGCGACGAGGTTGAAGTTGTTGCCGGCACCGAGTACTGGATCCCGCCTTACCACCGCAACCCAGcaagcgtcgtcgacccgaCCGGTGGGGGCAACaccttcctcggcggcctcgctgtTGCTTTGGCTCGTGGTCACACACTTAtggaggcggcagcatgGGGTTCCGTGGCTGCCAGCTTTGCAATAGAGCAGGTGGGCATGCCCGTTCTGGCGGCTAACCCAGACGGATCTGAGACGTGGAATGGGGATAGCGTGTGCCGGCGGCTTCAGCATTTCAAGTCTTCATCACATGTAGTAGCTCTGGATGGTGATATCCCATAG
- the MCM3 gene encoding DNA helicase (EggNog:ENOG503NXER~COG:L) produces the protein MDSFMLQDEGVRDRIRQAEEFLDPSDPHARSYRSDIILMLQKNQRRLTVNLDHVRDHSRELAQGVLQQPFDYILAFNHALKEIVQAIPQARPDQTARDTMYYCAWAGSFGLNSCNPRTLSSQHLNQMVSIEGIVTRCSLIRPKVVRSVHYNEAKDKFHFREYQDQTMTNGVTTSSVYPREDDDGNPLVTEYGFCTYRDHQTVSIQEMPERAPAGQLPRGVDVILDDDLVDLVKPGDRVQLVGIFRTLGNRNTNHNSALFKTMILANNVVLLSSKSGGGVATAVITDTDIRNINKVSKRRNLLELLSQSLAPSIYGHDYIKKAILLMLLGGMEKNLENGTHLRGDINILMVGDPSTAKSQLLRFVLNTAPLAIATTGRGSSGVGLTAAVTSDKETGERRLEAGAMVMADRGVVCIDEFDKMSDVDRVAIHEVMEQQTVTIAKAGIHTSLNARCSVVAAANPIFGQYDPHKDPHKNIALPDSLLSRFDLLFVLTDDIEDTRDRQVSEHVLRMHRYRQTGSEEGAPVREQTAQSLGVSADSQAASQGPTEVYEKYDAMLHAGVPLTSGRGVNKKPEILSIPFMKKYIQYAKTRIKPVLTQDASDRIAEIYVGLRNDEMEGNQRRTSPLTVRTLETIIRLATAHAKARLSNRVEERDAAAAEAILRFALFKEVVEDESRKKRRRTHATNFASSSEESSDSDDENDEHREQTAGTYRGSQRRRLVTRSQTGASASADIEQANDADAGTLDVAGVSQAPRRSGRSRNGTSQSQTSFASSLPASQLPLETQDEDQDDEEIANGAGALNIDDDRDDDAPIAPERVAVYRTALGQLLSTELFEDDSASLAAVTAAVNAKIHDRDGGAFSKGEAVKALKELEKLNHIMFADGDLVYKI, from the exons ATGGACTCGTTCATGCTGCAAGACGAAGGCGTCCGCGATCGTATCCGCCAAGCCGAGGAATTCCTAGATCCCA GTGATCCGCATGCGCGCAGCTACAGATCGGACATCATTTTGATGCTCCAGAAGAACCAACGCCGTCTGACGGTCAATCTCGATCATGTCCGCGACCACAGCAGAGAACTCGCTCAGGGcgtcctgcagcagcccTTCGATTATATCTTGGCCTTCAACCATGCCCTGAAAGAGATTGTTCAAGCGATACCACAAGCCCGGCCCGACCAGACGGCTCGCGACACCATGTACTACTGCGCTTGGGCGGGCAGCTTTGGACTCAATTCGTGCAATCCCCGCACGCTGTCCTCCCAGCATCTCAACCAGATGGTGTCCATTGAGGGCATCGTTACACGATGCTCCCTCATCCGGCCCAAGGTCGTCCGCAGCGTGCACTACAACGAAGCGAAGGACAAGTTCCACTTCCGCGAGTACCAGGACCAGACCATGACCAACGGGGTAACCACCTCCAGTGTCTATCCGCgggaggatgacgacggaaATCCCCTTGTCACCGAGTACGGGTTCTGCACATACAGAGACCATCAGACAGTCTCAATACAGGAAATGCCCGAGCGTGCGCCGGCTGGTCAGCTGCCGCGTGGTGTCGATGTAATccttgacgacgacttgGTGGATCTTGTCAAGCCCGGTGACAGAGTCCAGCTGGTGGGCATCTTCCGTACACTCGGCAACCGCAACACCAACCACAACAGTGCCCTTTTCAAGACCATGATTCTTGCAAATAATGTTGTTCTCCTGTCCTCGAAGtccggcggtggtgttgcgACTGCTGTCATCACGGACACTGATATCAGGAACATCAACAAGGTGTCCAAACGGAGAAATCTCCTTGAGCTACTCTCACAATCCCTGGCGCCTAGCATATACGGCCACGATTACATCAAGAAGGCCATACTTCTCATGCTCCTCGGAGGCATGGAGAAGAACCTGGAAAACGGCACGCATCTCAGAGGCGATATCAACATCCTCATGGTCGGTGATCCATCCACGGCCAAGTCACAACTCCTTCGCTTCGTGCTTAATACCGCCCCGCTTGCCATCGCCACTACCGGCCGCGGATCGTCCGGTGTCGGTTTGACAGCTGCTGTGACATCAGACAAGGAGACAGGGGAAAGGAGGCTCGAGGCCGGTGCCATGGTGATGGCTGACCGTGGCGTCGTGTGCATCGACGAGTTCGACAAGATGTCGGATGTGGACAGGGTCGCAATTCACGAAGTCATGGAGCAGCAAaccgtcaccatcgccaaggcTGGCATACACACGTCCCTCAACGCTCGTTGCTCTGTTGTCGCGGCTGCGAACCCTATCTTCGGCCAGTACGACCCCCACAAGGATCCTCACAAGAATATCGCCCTTCCAGACTCTCTACTGTCCCGATTCGACCTTCTTTTTGTCCTGACCGACGACATTGAAGACACAAGGGACCGCCAAGTATCCGAGCATGTGCTTCGCATGCATCGGTATCGCCAGACTGGTAGCGAGGAGGGTGCTCCCGTGCGCGAACAAACCGCCCAGTCTCTTGGTGTGTCCGCCGATAGCCAAGCCGCTTCTCAGGGGCCAACCGAGGTTTACGAGAAATACGACGCCATGCTCCACGCTGGTGTTCCACTCACGTCTGGCCGCGGCGTGAACAAGAAGCCGGAGATATTAAGCATACCGTTCATGAAGAAGTATATACAATATGCTAAGACGCGTATCAAGCCAGTCTTGACGCAAGATGCCTCGGACCGAATCGCCGAGATTTATGTCGGTCTTCGCAACGACGAAATGGAGGGAAATCAGAGGCGAACTAGCCCACTCACCGTGCGCACCCTTGAGACCATTATTCGACTCGCTACGGCCCACGCCAAAGCCCGTTTGTCGAACCGAGTCGAGGAACGCgacgctgcagccgccgaggccatcttGAGGTTTGCTTTATTCAAAGAGGTGGTTGAGGATGAATCACGCAAGAAGCGGAGACGAACACACGCCACTAATTTCGCCTCTTCGAGCGAGGAAAGCTCCGACAGCGATGATGAGAACGACGAGCATAGAGAGCAAACAGCGGGTACCTACCGTGGCAGTCAAAGGAGGCGGCTTGTGACGCGCTCCCAAACaggcgcgtcggcgtcagcaGACATTGAGCAGGCCAAcgacgcggacgcgggcACTTTAGACGTCGCAGGGGTCTCACAAGCTCCCCGTCGGTCAGGCCGCTCCAGGAACGGCACCTCGCAGTCGCAGACATCCTTTGCCTCGTCCCTACCGGCTTCGCAACTGCCCTTGGAGACGCAGGATGAGGAtcaggatgacgaggagatTGCTAATGGCGCCGGTGCCCTAAACATCGATGACGACCGTGACGATGACGCTCCTATCGCCCCCGAAAGGGTTGCCGTTTATAGGACAGCTCTGGGACAGCTGCTCAGTACTGAACTCTTCGAGGACGACTCTGCGTCGCTGGCTGCAGTTACCGCTGCCGTCAACGCCAAAATTCACGATCGTGACGGGGGTGCGTTCAGCAAGGGAGAGGCTGTCAAGGCTCTCAAAGAATTGGAGAAACTGAACCACATCAT GTTTGCGGATGGTGATTTGGTGTATAAGATATGA
- the EXO70 gene encoding exocyst complex component exo70 (BUSCO:EOG092612J3~EggNog:ENOG503NZNS~COG:U) yields the protein MAVGLMAPPTRHAVDEEARAEVDVLNSRLDKTTQLTKKIQACLGRLDASGQSVREVAGPLSGETKRLQLLGNNADAVLAAIGRLRQSVDSKEDEEQIVRAGPEKVGLSTYLASIKRLNKSHADMQASNLRANHNAMADLTRLIKAGNSQLEAYFDRLLRAETPRTIEPLHFITKDKQFPVLHQDKIARLGLIHSYLSSNGQGMGHDVPTVKLYADIRAPYLSTSLANLAAASVSTAKKKNPGAIYRAGTNGIGTYAQAMEAMFMSEYDNICSIFTRDDWGNVFQSTCQAALNELARTVRELNNHIKAHLTTDCYLAYEVTEILSTMSANVGGRTGELKPALAAVLKPIRETAKSSLSELLEETRRKVSSLQGLPSDGAPTPIVSEVMQRLQAMVEFLRPISGIMISLGDGGWKANTSQSGRSTNAIPSLASFDIGADGEDLFSRYCLDTIDALLSALDQKARAVLRAKSLVGVFIANNIIIIQRAIVDSELHALLEPRLDLLDQWRKKATASYTDICKDLSVYLFDTIHTNRTQRPTSGQADSASVVKGLSSKDKDKIKEKFSQFNSAFDDMVSKHRSYHMEREVRSMFGEDIRQKLQPLYDRFWDRYHEIDKGKGKYVKYDKSAIAAVFLSLSS from the exons atggccgtcgGACTCATGGCGCCTCCGACCCGCCacgccgttgacgaggagGCTCGGGCCGAAGTTGATGTGCTCAACTCGCGCCTCGACAAGACGACACAGTTGACCAAAAAGATCCAGGCTTGTCTGGGCCGTCTCGATGCGTCCGGCCAGAGCGTTCGTGAGGTGGCCGGCCCGCTCAGCGGCGAGACAAagcgcctccagctgctgggGAACA acgccgacgctgtacttgccgccatcggccGGCTTCGACAGTCTGTCGATAGcaaggaagacgaggagcagATTGTTCGGGCTGGGCCCGAGAAGGTCGGCTTGTCCACCTACCTCGCCTCCATCAAGCGCCTCAATAAGTCCCATGCCGATATGCAAGCTTCCAACCTGCGCGCCAATCacaacgccatggccgatTTGACTCGCCTCATCAAGGCTGGCAACTCTCAGCTCGAAGCCTACTTTGACAGACTGCTCCGGGCAGAAACGCCCCGAACCATTGAGCCCCTTCACTTCATCACCAAGGACAAGCAATTTCCCGTCCTGCACCAAGATAAGATCGCCCGCCTGGGCCTGATACATTCTTATCTGTCCTCAAACGGTCAAGGCATGGGCCACGATGTCCCTACTGTCAAACTTTATGCCGACATTCGCGCCCCCTACCTCTCCACCTCTTTGGCGAatctggccgccgccagcgttAGTACTGCCAAAAAGAAAAACCCGGGCGCCATATACCGTGCTGGAACCAACGGCATAGGTACCTACGCGCAGGCCATGGAGGCCATGTTCATGTCAGAGTATGACAACATATGCAGCATCTTCACGCGTGATGATTGGGGCAACGTCTTCCAATCTACGTGCCAGGCGGCGCTCAACGAACTCGCCCGTACCGTTCGGGAACTGAATAACCATATAAAAGCCCATCTCACCACAGACTGTTATCTCGCATACGAGGTAACCGAAATCCTATCAACAATGTCCGCAAACGTGGGCGGAAGAACTGGCGAACTCAAACCGGCACTGGCTGCTGTTCTGAAGCCTATTCGCGAGACCGCCAAGTCCTCTCTTTCCGAGCTGCTCGAAGAGACCAGGCGCAAAGTCAGCAGCCTACAGGGATTGCCTTCTGACGGCGCTCCAACGCCCATAGTATCAGAGGTTATGCAGCGCCTGCAGGCCATGGTGGAGTTCTTGCGACCAATTTCAGGCATCATGATCTCTCTAGGTGACGGAGGCTGGAAGGCCAATACAAGCCAAAGCGGTCGCTCTACAAATGCAATCCCCAGCCTAGCTTCCTTCGATATtggcgcggacggcgaggacctgTTTTCGCGCTACTGCCTGGATACCATTGACGCCCTGCTCTCCGCTTTGGACCAGAAAGCACGCGCTGTCCTCCGGGCCAAGTCACTCGTTGGTGTCTTCATTGCCAACaatatcatcatcatccagcGAGCCATTGTAGACTCTGAACTTCACGCCCTGCTGGAGCCGCGGCTTGATCTGCTCGACCAGTGGCGCAAAAAGGCCACTGCATCCTACACTGACATCTGCAAAGATCTCTCGGTCTATCTTTTTGATACCATTCACACCAACCGTACGCAGCGACCGACATCCGGACAGGCAGACTCTGCGTCTGTGGTTAAGGGCCTGAGCAGTAAAGACAAGGATAAGATCAAAGAGAAGTTTTCCCAGTTCAATAGCGCCTTTGATGACATGGTCTCCAAGCACCGGTCCTACCACATGGAGCGTGAGGTGCGATCCATGTTCGGCGAAGACATTCGCCAAAAGCTGCAACCGCTGTACGACCGATTTTGGGACCGGTATCATGAAATTGACAAAGGAAAGGGCAAGTACGTCAAGTACGACAAGTCGGCCATCGCAGCCGTCTTCCTCAGCCTCTCGTCATGA
- a CDS encoding uncharacterized protein (COG:A~EggNog:ENOG503NZ0N) yields the protein MATACDHGPPTSALPLEPPSSFDTALCLLPPSHLWPRLDRVRSLYDPAYAKWPPHVNLIYPFVPPERLPGVAQLLSEAHLDNISVSLSSADAFIHRKHNSVILRPAKPDAVSCLRTQVCDALGWAPGDAYQPHMTIGQTTDAQSDAHRFLLEKAQLLAPVAWDVTWLGIMIREPSSRRMTPWAQLHLNPPRLQRPAQVLGLTAPVPDSEKGSSWAAVQSQTTYHFQSTEREWAPLSIGAHTATGEDRSLVVASYNVLAEFQWPPSSSRYPDLIRNILSAKAVADILVLQEVTDHFLPSLLHNSQISARYPFSTHGPALFGPLPSHLNLVVLSRFPFRWEYLQFQRKHKGAAILSFPTLDSHTQNEARMPLILAACHLTQGLADGAVVAKRIELQKLLKHLSDRYHAHPLIVAGDFNIVTSSYTVDSARQRQDLSCHGLQSLAEIQSLFTEVGLEDAWLLTRLSMGESSSADRDLMTPQDLHEGEEGATFNPRTNQLAARSVGSGTNNRPQRYDRIMVSSSLALRPCGFNMFGDTCPEASDHWGIRCLLQRPVADRPAAQAFSARPVPVRLVRSPATLGGANEIKDALSSQGSLPGDAEEILRQEAIALLEGVLQAKDSQNSEEDAQPMTTLVLVPVGSFGLGVWTPSSDMDCLCIGSMSSKVFFAVASQRLRKAASQGVKILRRVKANTGTMLELDVLGIKFDLQYCAAGAIANSCPDIFKRPPSDPAFVLSMQTLAKLKPARDLYYLRRSIPDMAQYRLAHLVIKEWAKSRGLYASRFGLLGGIHITAMLVPVHKVLAATHGPLSTADLVMSFFHHYANFDWESNCIFDTHFHKDLKYRRTPREPLCLLGWHGPSLNTSSNASRPTVHSISFELKRANRLLSEEGMTWASFLKQETRQLPIRLHSHAAGEFILRYKSYVKIDARYWGSSQSKGRRYFGWLESRFVNLLVDLDRKVPALRARVWPEIFTDRTCSTSTTTERDGCYLIGLEWRDSDIADVRKEQSRDTKRLLGAVLRDFEARVQGDEKYYDKDCCWVLVSEADGKGVRDLQLESTGASHDACGDTDSEGDSDSETDEDAERCRNEQHQSMRVSGGGKLEMLQPQQATKGPTSRGKLRSASDVMNRLRWDTAMDPGDYIVGYEDRFTGAREKPLVQWKSEQTDEEFIPQHRILYFRCSSTGNVIWERRTRLDHVFGSGAGSHSSI from the exons ATGGCGACAGCGTGCGATCATGGCCCGCCGACAAGTGCGCTCCCGTTGGAGCCACCGTCATCGTTCGACACTGCCCTCTGCCTGCTGCCCCCGAGTCACCTATGGCCACGTCTCGACCGTGTCCGGAGCCTCTACGATCCGGCATATGCGAAATGGCCGCCTCATGTGAATCTCATTTATCCGTTTGTGCCGCCAGAGCGACTCCCCGGTGTAGCGCAGCTCTTGTCAGAGGCGCACCTCGACAACATCAGCGTGAGCCTGTCTAGCGCAGATGCCTTCATTCATAGGAAGCACAACTCCGTCATCCTTCGTCCCGCCAAGCCTGATGCTGTCTCGTGCCTTCGCACTCAGGTCTGTGACGCCTTGGGCTGGGCGCCAGGCGATGCCTACCAGCCTCATATGACTATCGGCCAGACCACGGACGCTCAGTCGGATGCTCACCGCTTCCTGCTTGAAAAGGCCCAGTTGCTGGCACCCGTCGCCTGGGACGTCACATGGCTTGGCATCATGATACGGGAACCCTCATCGCGGCGCATGACGCCTTGGGCCCAGCTCCACCTCAACCCACCTCGTCTGCAGCGCCCGGCTCAAGTCCTCGGTCTCACGGCCCCCGTCCCGGATTCCGAGAAAGGAAGCAGTTGGGCGGCCGTTCAGTCACAGACCACATACCACTTCCAATCTACTGAGCGTGAGTGGGCGCCGCTCTCGATCGGTGCTCATACCGCCACCGGGGAAGACCGAAGCTTGGTCGTTGCTTCCTACAATGTTCTAGCTGAGTTTCAATGGCCCCCGAGCTCATCGCGCTACCCGGATCTCATCAGAAATATCCTCTCTGCGAAAGCCGTTGCAGACATTCTCGTTCTCCAAGAAGTCACGGACCACTTCCTGCCGTCTCTCCTCCACAACAGCCAGATTTCTGCGCGCTATCCATTCTCAACCCACGGCCCTGCCCTGTTCGGCCCACTCCCCAGTCATCTCAATCTTGTCGTCTTGAGCCGGTTCCCCTTTCGCTGGGAGTACCTTCAGTTCCAGCGAAAGCACAAGGGTGCCGCCATCCTGTCCTTTCCCACTCTTGACTCTCACACACAGAATGAAGCCCGGATGCCGCTCATTCTGGCAGCCTGCCACTTGACTCAAGGGTTAGCTGACGGAGCTGTGGTAGCCAAGAGAATCGAGTTGCAAAAGCTTCTAAAGCACCTCTCGGACCGCTACCACGCCCATCCGCTGATCGTCGCTGGCGACTTCAACATTGTTACGTCCTCGTACACTGTTGACTCGGCCCGACAAAGGCAAGACCTATCCTGCCACGGGCTCCAAAGTCTTGCCGAGATCCAATCTCTATTCACCGAGGTCGGGCTCGAAGATGCCTGGCTACTTACCAGGCTAAGCATGGGAGAGTCCTCAAGCGCTGATCGAGATCTCATGACACCACAAGATCTGCAtgagggcgaagagggcgcAACTTTTAATCCACGTACAAACCAGCTAGCTGCGCGATCGGTTGGCAGTGGAACAAACAATAGACCGCAGAGATATGACCGAATCATGGTCAGCTCCAGTCTGGCGCTACGCCCATGTGGTTTCAACATGTTTGGAGACACCTGCCCAGAGGCAAGTGACCACTGGGGCATTCGCTGTCTCCTTCAGCGTCCAGTGGCTGACCGGCCAGCGGCCCAAGCATTTTCTGCCCGGCCTGTTCCTGTCCGTTTGGTCAGATCGCCAGCCACCCTTGGTGGTGCCAATGAGATTAAAGACGCACTGTCCTCCCAGGGCTCCTTACCTGGCGATGCAGAGGAGATACTTCGACAAGAAGCGATCGCACTGCTTGAAGGGGTTTTGCAGGCCAAGGACTCCCAAAACTCAGAAGAGGACGCACAGCCAATGACCACATTGGTGCTTGTCCCCGTCGGCTCATTTGGACTGGGCGTatggacgccgtcgtcggatATGGATTGCCTATGCATCGGGAGCATGTCTTCCAAGGTTTTCTTCGCCGTCGCTTCGCAGAGGCTCAGAAAGGCAGCATCACAAGGTGTGAAGATCCTGCGGCGTGTGAAGGCCAACACAGGCACGATGCTTGAGCTTGATGTACTGGGGATCAAGTTTGATCTTCAGTACTGTGCCGCGGGCGCTATAGCCAACAG CTGTCCCGACATCTTCAAGCGCCCGCCTTCAGATCCCGCATTCGTACTGTCGATGCAGACCCTCGCCAAGCTGAAACCCGCAAGAGACCTTTACTATCTTCGGAGATCCATACCTGATATGGCTCAGTATCGCCTTGCGCACCTCGTTATCAAGGAGTGGGCCAAGTCGCGGGGCCTGTATGCATCGAGATTTGGCCTGCTAGGGGGCATCCACATAACAGCAATGCTTGTACCCGTTCACAAGGTTTTGGCCGCCACACACGGTCCATTGTCTACAGCCGACCTGGTCATGTCCTTCTTCCATCACTATGCTAACTTTGACTGGGAGTCCAACTGTATTTTCGACACTCACTTTCATAAGGATCTGAAGTATCGGCGCACACCTCGGGAGCCACTTTGCCTGCTAGGTTGGCATGGGCCCTCTCTCAATACCTCTTCAAACGCATCGAGACCAACAGTACACAGCATATCCTTCGAACTCAAGCGCGCCAATCGACTTCTGTCGGAAGAGGGGATGACATGGGCTAGCTTCCTGAAGCAGGAGACTCGACAGCTTCCGATCAGGCTACATTCGCACGCTGCAGGCGAGTTTATTCTGCGATACAAAAGCTACGTGAAAATTGATGCCCGCTATTGGGGCTCGTCGCAAAGCAAAGGCAGACGCTATTTCGGATGGCTCGAGTCCCGTTTTGTTAATCTTCTAGTTG ACCTCGATCGCAAGGTTCCCGCTCTTAGAGCTCGAGTTTGGCCGGAGATTTTTACCGACAGGACATGCAGCACTTCGACTACGACAGAGCGCGACGGATGTTACCTGATTGGTCTTGAGTGGCGCGACAGCGACATTGCCGACGTGCGGAAGGAACAGTCACGGGACACCAAGCGCCTGCTTGGAGCAGTGCTTCGAGACTTTGAGGCCCGAGTACAAGGGGACGAAAAGTACTACGACAAAGATTGCTGTTGGGTGCTGGTGTCAGAAGCCGACGGGAAGGGGGTGCGTGACTTGCAACTAGAATCGACTGGCGCCAGCCATGACGCGTGCGGTGATACAGACTCGGAGGGAGATTCTGACAGCGAAACTGATGAGGATGCTGAGCGCTGCAGGAATGAGCAGCACCAGAGCATGCGAGTTAGTGGTGGAGGCAAACTGGAAATGCTCCAGCCCCAGCAGGCGACAAAGGGGCCGACCAGCCGTGGCAAGCTTCGATCAGCATCCGATGTCATGAACCGACTACGCTGGGACACTGCCATGGACCCTGGAGACTACATTGTAGGCTACGAGGATCGATTCACGGGGGCCAGAGAGAAGCCGCTGGTACAGTGGAAGTCTGAACAGACAGACGAGGAGTTTATCCCGCAACATCGGATTCTCTATTTCAGGTGTAGTAGCACCGGAAACGTCATCTGGGAACGACGGACGCGGTTAGATCATGTATTTGGCAGTGGAGCTGGCTCACACAGCAGTATCTAG